One genomic region from Apodemus sylvaticus chromosome 1, mApoSyl1.1, whole genome shotgun sequence encodes:
- the Syce1 gene encoding synaptonemal complex central element protein 1, with the protein MATRPQPLGVEPEGPADLLHGPEGTRGQRGSTQKIEDLMDMVKKLQKVGSLEPRIEVLINRINEVQQAKKKASEELGEAQTVWDNLQKELDSLHEEKVRLKDILNRKEEALRIMQLHCQEKESEAQRKHSMLEECKERISFLNSQINNEKAKLRKLRLDFEEHLESLMSQHKDTLEFHKPEHLTEEMYALDSSKEQLLQEEKLIKAKLEDVKRRLCALGGPEGSSTLSEGLFLRSQEAAAAMQMFTDENQKAQELLEAAAQQHHQLQQRCYQLQQKRQRLKEELEKHGVQILAQVQSTQNEEDSSWRMASSKPLEVHEETVQERPSSRT; encoded by the exons GGCAGCGTGGGTCAACacagaaaattgaagatttaatgGACATGGTGAAAAAGTTGCAGAAAG TGGGAAGTCTAGAGCCCCGGATTGAGGTCCTGATTAACCGTATTAATGAGGTTCAGCAAG CCAAAAAGAAAGCCAGTGAGGAGCTTGGAGAGGCTCAGACTGTTTGGGATAACCTGCAGAAGGAACTGGATTCAT TACATGAAGAGAAAGTACGTCTAAAGGATATCTTGAACAGAAAGGAAG AGGCCCTGAGGATTATGCAGCTGCACTGCCAGGAGAAGGAAAGTGAGGCACAGAG GAAGCACAGCATGTTGGAGGAGTGTAAAgagagaatttcttttctgaactCCCAGATcaacaatgagaaggccaaactaAGAAAACTGAG GTTGGATTTTGAAGAACATCTGGAGAGTTTGATGAGTCAACATAAGGACACCTTGGAATTTCAT AAGCCTGAACATCTGACAGAGGAGATGTATGCTTTGGACAGCAGCAAGGAGCAGCTGCTCCAGGAAG AGAAACTGATCAAGGCAAAGCTGGAGGATGTGAAACGTCGGCTGTGTGCCCTGGGTGGGCCTGAGGGCTCTTCCACCCTCTCTGAAGGACTCTTCCTCCGAAGCCAGGAGGCAGCTGCAGCAAT GCAGATGTTCACGGATGAGAACCAGAAAGCTCAGGAGCTCCTAGAGGCTGCAGCTCAGCAGCACCATCAGCTGCAGCAGAGGTGCTACCAGCTACAGCAGAAACGGCAGAG ACTGAAAGAAGAACTGGAAAAGCATGGGGTACAGATCCTTGCTCAAGTTCAGAGTACGCAAAATGAAGAGGACAGCTCATGGAGGATG GCCAGTTCTAAACCCTTAGAAGTGCACGAGGAGACAGTCCAAGAGCGCCCATCAAGCAGGACCTAA